One Entelurus aequoreus isolate RoL-2023_Sb linkage group LG09, RoL_Eaeq_v1.1, whole genome shotgun sequence genomic window carries:
- the b3gnt2b gene encoding N-acetyllactosaminide beta-1,3-N-acetylglucosaminyltransferase 2 isoform X2 produces MAMLRVRLKVVVMVMMVNLFIFILVFCHGSRDKNSLFKIIFSLKPFWKRMEPSPAYWNRQQQILDFWNNPILSNRSQGDLPDWLNGTQVHLDACRPDVGVSTQVKDYNTLPERFKDFLLHMHCRSYPMLVNQPDICNKPPFLLLAVKSLALNFARRQAIRQSWGRAGVMANRTVVTVFLLGRALVGDDHPDVSDMLAYESNLYRDILQWDYRDSFFNLTLKEVLFLDWVQAHCPNASFVFKGDDDVFVNMYGILSFLDGLSEPKAADLFVGDVITNAGPHRDKKGKYFIPDSMFVGSYPPYAGGGGYLYSRSVAARLHEASTRVALYPIDDVYTGMCLLKVALAPEKHKGFRTFNIEEKYRNNPCAYKSLMLVHPRTPQEMIRIWSWLSRPDLSCQ; encoded by the coding sequence ATGGCGATGCTGCGGGTGAGGCTGAAGGTtgtggtgatggtgatgatggtgaacCTCTTCATCTTCATCCTGGTGTTCTGTCACGGCAGCCGGGACAAGAACAGCCTCTTCAAAATCATATTCTCCTTGAAGCCCTTCTGGAAAAGAATGGAGCCCAGCCCGGCTTACTGGAACCGTCAGCAGCAGATCTTGGACTTTTGGAACAACCCGATCCTGTCCAACCGCAGCCAGGGGGATCTGCCCGACTGGCTGAACGGCACCCAGGTGCACCTCGACGCCTGCCGGCCAGACGTCGGAGTCAGCACTCAGGTGAAGGACTACAACACCCTGCCTGAGCGCTTCAAGGACTTCCTGCTTCACATGCACTGCCGCTCGTACCCAATGCTGGTGAACCAGCCCGACATCTGCAACAAGCCCCCCTTCCTGCTCCTGGCCGTCAAATCACTGGCGCTGAATTTCGCCCGCCGCCAGGCCATCCGCCAGTCGTGGGGTCGGGCAGGCGTGATGGCCAATCGGACCGTGGTCACCGTCTTCCTCCTGGGCCGAGCCTTGGTGGGAGACGACCACCCGGACGTGTCTGACATGCTGGCCTACGAGAGCAACCTCTACCGAGACATCCTCCAGTGGGACTACAGGGACTCCTTCTTCAACCTGACCCTCAAGGAGGTCCTGTTCCTGGACTGGGTTCAGGCGCACTGTCCCAACGCCAGCTTCGTCTTCAAAGGGGACGACGACGTCTTCGTCAACATGTACGGCATCTTGAGCTTCCTTGACGGCCTCTCGGAGCCCAAAGCGGCCGACCTTTTCGTGGGCGACGTCATCACCAACGCGGGGCCGCACCGCGACAAGAAGGGCAAGTACTTCATCCCGGACAGCATGTTCGTGGGGTCCTACCCTCCGTACGCCGGGGGCGGCGGGTACCTCTACTCCAGGAGCGTGGCCGCTCGTCTGCACGAGGCGTCGACCCGGGTGGCGCTCTACCCGATAGACGACGTGTACACGGGCATGTGCCTGCTGAAGGTGGCGCTGGCCCCCGAGAAGCACAAAGGCTTCCGGACCTTCAACATCGAGGAGAAGTACAGGAACAACCCCTGCGCCTACAAGAGCCTCATGCTCGTCCATCCGAGGACGCCGCAGGAGATGATCCGGATCTGGTCCTGGCTCAGCCGGCCGGACCTCAGCTGCCAGTGA
- the b3gnt2b gene encoding N-acetyllactosaminide beta-1,3-N-acetylglucosaminyltransferase 2 isoform X1: MRAGTSLWVMAMLRVRLKVVVMVMMVNLFIFILVFCHGSRDKNSLFKIIFSLKPFWKRMEPSPAYWNRQQQILDFWNNPILSNRSQGDLPDWLNGTQVHLDACRPDVGVSTQVKDYNTLPERFKDFLLHMHCRSYPMLVNQPDICNKPPFLLLAVKSLALNFARRQAIRQSWGRAGVMANRTVVTVFLLGRALVGDDHPDVSDMLAYESNLYRDILQWDYRDSFFNLTLKEVLFLDWVQAHCPNASFVFKGDDDVFVNMYGILSFLDGLSEPKAADLFVGDVITNAGPHRDKKGKYFIPDSMFVGSYPPYAGGGGYLYSRSVAARLHEASTRVALYPIDDVYTGMCLLKVALAPEKHKGFRTFNIEEKYRNNPCAYKSLMLVHPRTPQEMIRIWSWLSRPDLSCQ; this comes from the exons ATGCGAGCGGGGACTTCACTTTGG GTCATGGCGATGCTGCGGGTGAGGCTGAAGGTtgtggtgatggtgatgatggtgaacCTCTTCATCTTCATCCTGGTGTTCTGTCACGGCAGCCGGGACAAGAACAGCCTCTTCAAAATCATATTCTCCTTGAAGCCCTTCTGGAAAAGAATGGAGCCCAGCCCGGCTTACTGGAACCGTCAGCAGCAGATCTTGGACTTTTGGAACAACCCGATCCTGTCCAACCGCAGCCAGGGGGATCTGCCCGACTGGCTGAACGGCACCCAGGTGCACCTCGACGCCTGCCGGCCAGACGTCGGAGTCAGCACTCAGGTGAAGGACTACAACACCCTGCCTGAGCGCTTCAAGGACTTCCTGCTTCACATGCACTGCCGCTCGTACCCAATGCTGGTGAACCAGCCCGACATCTGCAACAAGCCCCCCTTCCTGCTCCTGGCCGTCAAATCACTGGCGCTGAATTTCGCCCGCCGCCAGGCCATCCGCCAGTCGTGGGGTCGGGCAGGCGTGATGGCCAATCGGACCGTGGTCACCGTCTTCCTCCTGGGCCGAGCCTTGGTGGGAGACGACCACCCGGACGTGTCTGACATGCTGGCCTACGAGAGCAACCTCTACCGAGACATCCTCCAGTGGGACTACAGGGACTCCTTCTTCAACCTGACCCTCAAGGAGGTCCTGTTCCTGGACTGGGTTCAGGCGCACTGTCCCAACGCCAGCTTCGTCTTCAAAGGGGACGACGACGTCTTCGTCAACATGTACGGCATCTTGAGCTTCCTTGACGGCCTCTCGGAGCCCAAAGCGGCCGACCTTTTCGTGGGCGACGTCATCACCAACGCGGGGCCGCACCGCGACAAGAAGGGCAAGTACTTCATCCCGGACAGCATGTTCGTGGGGTCCTACCCTCCGTACGCCGGGGGCGGCGGGTACCTCTACTCCAGGAGCGTGGCCGCTCGTCTGCACGAGGCGTCGACCCGGGTGGCGCTCTACCCGATAGACGACGTGTACACGGGCATGTGCCTGCTGAAGGTGGCGCTGGCCCCCGAGAAGCACAAAGGCTTCCGGACCTTCAACATCGAGGAGAAGTACAGGAACAACCCCTGCGCCTACAAGAGCCTCATGCTCGTCCATCCGAGGACGCCGCAGGAGATGATCCGGATCTGGTCCTGGCTCAGCCGGCCGGACCTCAGCTGCCAGTGA